A section of the Drosophila subobscura isolate 14011-0131.10 chromosome A, UCBerk_Dsub_1.0, whole genome shotgun sequence genome encodes:
- the LOC117897529 gene encoding tyrosine-protein phosphatase corkscrew isoform X2, protein MSSRRWFHPTISGIEAEKLLQEEGFDGSFLARLSSSNPGAFTLSVRRGNEVTHIKIQNNGDFFDLYGGEKFATLPELVQYYMENGELKEKNGQAIELKQPLICAEPTTERWFHGNLSGKEAEKLILERGKNGSFLVRESQSKPGDFVLSVRTDDKVTHVMIRWQDKKYDVGGGESFGTLSELIEHYKRNPMVETCGTVVHLRQPFNATRITAAGINARVEQLVKGGFWEEFESLQQDSRNTFSRNEGYKSENRLKNRYRNILPYDHTRVKLLDVEHSVAGAEYINANYIRLPTDGDLNNMSSSSESLNSSVPSCPACTAAQTQRSCPNCQLLNKTCVQCAVKSATLPYTNCATCTRKSDSLNKHKRNESSPLSANGIGGSCGMNGSPAPAPGTPTLQTGGNSGCLAGLLKQKHSGETTYVGSMTIGEREREREREREILKTYIATQGCLLTQQVNTVTDFWNMVCQENTRVIVMTTKEYERGKEKCARYWPDEGKCEQFGSARIQCVSENSTSDYTLREFLVSWREQPQRRIYHYHFQVWPDHGVPADPGCVLNFLQDVNTKQSNLAQAGEKPGPICVHCSAGIGRTGTFIVIDMILDQIVRNGLDTEIDIQRTIQMVRSQRSGLVQTEAQYKFVYYAVQHYIQTLIARKRAEEQSLQVGREYTNIKYTGEIGNDSQRSPLPPALSSISLVASKAPTTPGVGAGSGAALMPTAEPLGMTIGIGMAGNKHVSKQQPPLPVSVSHHNNNNNSSSSSSGSGSGSGTGSGSSSICSSGNSSNGNLNGLLGGLGIGLRKSHFYSESLKQQQHQRDEQASAKYKNIPKDMIGPRQPNHVSSYTAASQAHSAPVSASLSGTAPPTPPPRKT, encoded by the exons ATGTCATCGCGAAG ATGGTTCCACCCAACGATATCTGGCATCGAAGCTGAGAAATTACTACAGGAAGAAGGTTTTGATGGTTCGTTTCTTGCACGTCTATCCTCCTCAAATCCGGGCGCCTTTACGCTGTCCGTTCGCCGTGGCAACGAAGTTACACACatcaaaatccaaaataaTGGCGACTTCTTTGATCTCTATGGCG GTGAAAAGTTTGCTACACTGCCGGAACTGGTACAATATTATATGGAGAATGGGGAGCTGAAGGAGAAGAACGGCCAGGCCATTGAGCTGAAGCAGCCGCTTATATGCGCAGAGCCCACCACGGAAAG ATGGTTTCACGGAAATCTTTCTGGCAAAGAAGCGGAAAAATTGATACTGGAGCGGGGCAAGAATGGTTCTTTTCTTGTCCGTGAATCTCAAAGCAAACCTGGTGATTTCGTTCTCTCCGTTCGAACGGACGACAAAGTAACACATGTCATGATTCGATGGCAG GACAAGAAGTACGACGTGGGCGGAGGGGAATCTTTTGGAACACTCTCGGAGCTGATCGAGCACTACAAGCGTAATCCAATGGTGGAGACGTGCGGAACGGTGGTGCACCTGCGGCAGCCCTTCAACGCCACCCGCATCACGGCAGCCGGAATCAATGCCCGTGTGGAACAGTTGGTCAAG GGCGGCTTCTGGGAGGAGTTTGAGTCTCTGCAGCAGGACAGTCGGAACACTTTCTCCCGAAACGAGGGCTACAAATCGGAGAACCGGCTGAAGAACCGCTACCGCAACATATTGCCAT ATGATCACACGAGGGTGAAGCTGCTGGACGTCGAGCACAGCGTGGCTGGGGCGGAGTACATCAATGCCAACTACATCCGATTACCTACTGACGGCGACCTGAACAACATGAGCAGCTCATCGGAGAGCCTCAATAGCTCGGTTCCTTCGTGCCCCGCTTGCACTGCCGCCCAGACACAGCGCAGCTGCCCTAACTGCCAACTGCTGAACAAGACCTGCGTCCAGTGCGCAGTCAAGTCCGCCACGCTGCCCTACACCAACTGCGCCACCTGCACCCGAAAATCCGACTCCCTCAACAAGCACAAGCGTAACGAGTCCTCGCCCCTCTCCGCCAACGGCATTGGGGGGAGTTGCGGCATGAACGGGagtccggctccggctccggggACCCCCACTCTCCAGACTGGTGGCAATTCCGGCTGCCTAGCTGGGCTATTGAAACAGAAGCACTCCGGAGAAACGACTTACGTGGGATCTATGACGATaggggagcgggagagggaaagggagcGCGAGCGGGAGATTTTAAAGACGTATATCGCCACACAGGGGTGCCTGCTGACGCAGCAGGTGAACACGGTGACGGACTTTTGGAACATGGTGTGCCAGGAGAACACGCGCGTCATTGTAATGACCACCAAGGAGTACGAGCGCGGCAAAGAAAAGTGCGCCCGCTACTGGCCGGACGAGGGCAAGTGCGAGCAGTTCGGGTCCGCGCGCATTCAGTGCGTCTCGGAGAACTCCACCAGCGACTACACGCTTCGCGAGTTCCTCGTGTCCTGGcgggagcagccacagcggcgCATCTACCACTACCACTTCCAGGTCTGGCCCGACCACGGTGTCCCAGCAGACCCTGGCTGTGTTCTCAACTTTCTGCAGGACGTCAATACGAAGCAGAGCAATCTGGCCCAGGCCGGCGAAAAGCCG GGTCCCATCTGTGTACACTGCTCGGCGGGCATCGGACGCACGGGTACCTTCATCGTGATCGACATGATACTGGATCAGATCGTGCGTAACG GACTGGACACAGAAATAGACATCCAGCGCACCATTCAAATGGTGCGGTCCCAGCGATCGGGCCTGGTCCAGACGGAGGCGCAGTACAAGTTCGTTTACTACGCGGTGCAGCACTACATCCAGACGCTGATCGCCCGCAAGCGGGCCGAGGAGCAGAGCCTCCAGGTCGGCCGGGAGTACACCAACATCAA GTACACGGGGGAGATTGGCAACGATTCACAAAGATCTCCATTACCCCCAGCGCTATCTAGCATAAGCTTAGTGGCCAGCAAAGCACCAACGACGCCTGGAGTGGGAGCAGGATCAGGAGCTGCTCTGATGCCGACAGCGGAGCCACTGGGCATGACGATAGGCATTGGTATGGCCGGAAACAAACACGtctccaagcagcagcccccGCTGCCGGTATCGGTcagccaccacaacaacaacaacaacagcagcagcagcagcagtggcagtggcagtgggagcgGCACCGgcagtggaagcagcagcatctgcagcagcggtaacagcagcaacggcaacctGAATGGCCTACTGGGCGGCCTCGGAATAGGCCTGCGCAAGTCGCACTTTTACAGCGAAtcgctgaagcagcagcaacaccaacgcGACGAGCAGGCGTcagcaaaatacaaaaacattcCCAAAGACATGATCGGACCACGCCAGCCGAACCATGTGTCTTCCTATACCGCTGCGTCTCAGGCTCATTCGGCACCTGTGTCCGCGTCGCTGTCCGGAACTGCGCCaccgacgccgccgccgcgaAAAACATGA
- the LOC117897529 gene encoding tyrosine-protein phosphatase corkscrew isoform X1, which yields MLFNKCLEKLSSSLGNVVNQKLQEKQVYSHNNNNNNLNNNNNNNIDNKKRNFEYERAIQAHYGSAGKCEDGDRNRERGRDRLKSKSGKGRKSKAATPPAPAPAPAPTPAPATVTTITASTTTGSRDCMSHDELALIINGNENNHRQLIRRRPVSAQASSAPSASTSTESLHRLTPPYAAASYPATPTSWSTTPPDFPSGFGSGTCSASTLALLANMRVQLYGYTWFHGNLSGKEAEKLILERGKNGSFLVRESQSKPGDFVLSVRTDDKVTHVMIRWQDKKYDVGGGESFGTLSELIEHYKRNPMVETCGTVVHLRQPFNATRITAAGINARVEQLVKGGFWEEFESLQQDSRNTFSRNEGYKSENRLKNRYRNILPYDHTRVKLLDVEHSVAGAEYINANYIRLPTDGDLNNMSSSSESLNSSVPSCPACTAAQTQRSCPNCQLLNKTCVQCAVKSATLPYTNCATCTRKSDSLNKHKRNESSPLSANGIGGSCGMNGSPAPAPGTPTLQTGGNSGCLAGLLKQKHSGETTYVGSMTIGEREREREREREILKTYIATQGCLLTQQVNTVTDFWNMVCQENTRVIVMTTKEYERGKEKCARYWPDEGKCEQFGSARIQCVSENSTSDYTLREFLVSWREQPQRRIYHYHFQVWPDHGVPADPGCVLNFLQDVNTKQSNLAQAGEKPGPICVHCSAGIGRTGTFIVIDMILDQIVRNGLDTEIDIQRTIQMVRSQRSGLVQTEAQYKFVYYAVQHYIQTLIARKRAEEQSLQVGREYTNIKYTGEIGNDSQRSPLPPALSSISLVASKAPTTPGVGAGSGAALMPTAEPLGMTIGIGMAGNKHVSKQQPPLPVSVSHHNNNNNSSSSSSGSGSGSGTGSGSSSICSSGNSSNGNLNGLLGGLGIGLRKSHFYSESLKQQQHQRDEQASAKYKNIPKDMIGPRQPNHVSSYTAASQAHSAPVSASLSGTAPPTPPPRKT from the exons ATGCTGTTCAACAAATGCTTGGAAAAGCTGTCCAGCTCATTGGGAAATGTTGTTAACCAAAAATTACAAGAGAAACAAGTCTACAgccataataataacaataataatttgaataacaataacaataacaacatcGACAATAAGAAACGAAACTTTGAATACGAGCGGGCTATTCAGGCGCATTACGGAAGTGCTGGAAAATGCGAAGACGGCGATAGGAACAGGGAGAGGGGCAGAGATAGACTTAAGTCTAAGTCAGGCAAGGGCCGAAAGTCAAAGGCAGccacaccaccagcaccagcaccagcacctgccccaacaccagcaccagcaacagtaacaacgATCACAGCAAGCACTACAACGGGGAGTCGCGACTGCATGAGCCACGATGAGCTGGCCCTGATCATAAATGGCAATGAGAACAACCACCGTCAGCTAATTAGACGCCGACCGGTCTCGGCCCAGGCCTCATCCGCGCCCTCTGCTTCCACATCTACCGAGTCCCTGCACCGACTCACCCCACCATATGCGGCGGCCTCCTATCCGGCCACACCCACCTCCTGGTCGACCACACCTCCCGATTTTCCGTCGGGCTTCGGCAGTGGGACTTGCTCCGCCAGCACCCTAgcgctgctggccaacatGCGCGTCCAACTTTACGGATACAC ATGGTTTCACGGAAATCTTTCTGGCAAAGAAGCGGAAAAATTGATACTGGAGCGGGGCAAGAATGGTTCTTTTCTTGTCCGTGAATCTCAAAGCAAACCTGGTGATTTCGTTCTCTCCGTTCGAACGGACGACAAAGTAACACATGTCATGATTCGATGGCAG GACAAGAAGTACGACGTGGGCGGAGGGGAATCTTTTGGAACACTCTCGGAGCTGATCGAGCACTACAAGCGTAATCCAATGGTGGAGACGTGCGGAACGGTGGTGCACCTGCGGCAGCCCTTCAACGCCACCCGCATCACGGCAGCCGGAATCAATGCCCGTGTGGAACAGTTGGTCAAG GGCGGCTTCTGGGAGGAGTTTGAGTCTCTGCAGCAGGACAGTCGGAACACTTTCTCCCGAAACGAGGGCTACAAATCGGAGAACCGGCTGAAGAACCGCTACCGCAACATATTGCCAT ATGATCACACGAGGGTGAAGCTGCTGGACGTCGAGCACAGCGTGGCTGGGGCGGAGTACATCAATGCCAACTACATCCGATTACCTACTGACGGCGACCTGAACAACATGAGCAGCTCATCGGAGAGCCTCAATAGCTCGGTTCCTTCGTGCCCCGCTTGCACTGCCGCCCAGACACAGCGCAGCTGCCCTAACTGCCAACTGCTGAACAAGACCTGCGTCCAGTGCGCAGTCAAGTCCGCCACGCTGCCCTACACCAACTGCGCCACCTGCACCCGAAAATCCGACTCCCTCAACAAGCACAAGCGTAACGAGTCCTCGCCCCTCTCCGCCAACGGCATTGGGGGGAGTTGCGGCATGAACGGGagtccggctccggctccggggACCCCCACTCTCCAGACTGGTGGCAATTCCGGCTGCCTAGCTGGGCTATTGAAACAGAAGCACTCCGGAGAAACGACTTACGTGGGATCTATGACGATaggggagcgggagagggaaagggagcGCGAGCGGGAGATTTTAAAGACGTATATCGCCACACAGGGGTGCCTGCTGACGCAGCAGGTGAACACGGTGACGGACTTTTGGAACATGGTGTGCCAGGAGAACACGCGCGTCATTGTAATGACCACCAAGGAGTACGAGCGCGGCAAAGAAAAGTGCGCCCGCTACTGGCCGGACGAGGGCAAGTGCGAGCAGTTCGGGTCCGCGCGCATTCAGTGCGTCTCGGAGAACTCCACCAGCGACTACACGCTTCGCGAGTTCCTCGTGTCCTGGcgggagcagccacagcggcgCATCTACCACTACCACTTCCAGGTCTGGCCCGACCACGGTGTCCCAGCAGACCCTGGCTGTGTTCTCAACTTTCTGCAGGACGTCAATACGAAGCAGAGCAATCTGGCCCAGGCCGGCGAAAAGCCG GGTCCCATCTGTGTACACTGCTCGGCGGGCATCGGACGCACGGGTACCTTCATCGTGATCGACATGATACTGGATCAGATCGTGCGTAACG GACTGGACACAGAAATAGACATCCAGCGCACCATTCAAATGGTGCGGTCCCAGCGATCGGGCCTGGTCCAGACGGAGGCGCAGTACAAGTTCGTTTACTACGCGGTGCAGCACTACATCCAGACGCTGATCGCCCGCAAGCGGGCCGAGGAGCAGAGCCTCCAGGTCGGCCGGGAGTACACCAACATCAA GTACACGGGGGAGATTGGCAACGATTCACAAAGATCTCCATTACCCCCAGCGCTATCTAGCATAAGCTTAGTGGCCAGCAAAGCACCAACGACGCCTGGAGTGGGAGCAGGATCAGGAGCTGCTCTGATGCCGACAGCGGAGCCACTGGGCATGACGATAGGCATTGGTATGGCCGGAAACAAACACGtctccaagcagcagcccccGCTGCCGGTATCGGTcagccaccacaacaacaacaacaacagcagcagcagcagcagtggcagtggcagtgggagcgGCACCGgcagtggaagcagcagcatctgcagcagcggtaacagcagcaacggcaacctGAATGGCCTACTGGGCGGCCTCGGAATAGGCCTGCGCAAGTCGCACTTTTACAGCGAAtcgctgaagcagcagcaacaccaacgcGACGAGCAGGCGTcagcaaaatacaaaaacattcCCAAAGACATGATCGGACCACGCCAGCCGAACCATGTGTCTTCCTATACCGCTGCGTCTCAGGCTCATTCGGCACCTGTGTCCGCGTCGCTGTCCGGAACTGCGCCaccgacgccgccgccgcgaAAAACATGA